The Juglans regia cultivar Chandler chromosome 2, Walnut 2.0, whole genome shotgun sequence genome includes a window with the following:
- the LOC109011248 gene encoding phosphoglycerate kinase 3, cytosolic: MATKRSVSTLKEADLKGKRVLERVDLNVPLDDNLNITDDTRIRAAVPTIKYLQSHGAKVILCSHLGRPKGVTPKYSLKPLVPRLSELLGLEVKMGNDCIGEEVQKIVDELPEGGVLLLENVRFYKEEEKNDPEFAKKLASLADVYVNDAFGTAHRAHASTEGVAKYLKPAVAGFLMQKELDYLVGAVANPKRPFAAIVGGSKVSTKIGVIESLLGKVDLLLLGGGMIFTFYKAQGYSVGSSLVEEDKLDLATSLMEKAKLKGVSLLLPTDVVIADKFAADANSKVVPASSIPDGWLGLDIGPDSIKTFSEALDTTQTIIWNGPMGVFEFDKFAVGTEAIAKKLAELTAKGVTTIVGGGDSVAAVEKLGLADKMSHISTGGGASLELLEGKPLPGVLALDDA; encoded by the exons ATGGCGACCAAGAGGAGCGTGAGCACTCTGAAGGAGGCGGATTTGAAGGGGAAGAGGGTTTTGGAGAGGGTCGATCTAAACGTGCCTTTGGATGACAACCTCAACATCACCGATGACACCAGAATCCGTGCTGCTGTCCCCACCATCAAATATTTGCAGTCTCATGGCGCTAAAGTCATCCTCTGCAGCCATCTC GGAAGACCAAAGGGTGTCACACCTAAGTACAGTCTGAAGCCCCTTGTTCCTAGGCTGTCAGAACTTCTTGGACTTGAG GTCAAGATGGGAAATGACTGTATCGGTGAGGAAGTCCAGAAGATTGTGGATGAACTTCCAGAAGGAGGTGTTTTGCTCCTTGAGAATGTGCGGTTTTataaggaggaagagaagaacgACCCAGAATTTGCAAAGAAGCTGGCTTCTCTTGCAGATGTCTATGTGAATGATGCATTTGGCACTGCCCACAGGGCCCATGCTTCCACGGAGGGAGTGGCTAAGTACTTGAAACCAGCTGTTGCTGGATTCCTCATGCAGAAG GAACTGGACTATCTTGTTGGAGCCGTAGCAAACCCCAAGAGGCCATTTGCCGCTATTGTTGGCGGTTCAAAGGTTTCTACCAAGATTGGAGTGATAGAATCCTTGTTGGGGAAGGTTGATCTTCTTTTGCTGGGTGGAGGGATGATCTTTACCTTTTACAAGGCCCAAGGATATTCAGTTGGATCTTCCCTGGTGGAGGAAGACAAGCTGGATCTTGCAACATCCCTAATGGAGAAGGCCAAGTTGAAAGGGGTGTCTCTACTGCTTCCAACTGATGTGGTTATTGCTGACAAATTTGCTGCTGATGCTAACAGCAAG GTTGTTCCAGCATCTAGCATTCCGGATGGGTGGCTGGGTTTGGATATTGGACCTGATTCCATCAAGACATTCAGTGAAGCTCTGGATACTACCCAAACCATCATCTGGAATGGACCTATGGGTGTGTTTGAGTTTGATAAATTCGCAGTGGGAACAGAG GCGATAGCCAAGAAACTGGCAGAGCTAACTGCCAAGGGAGTGACAACAATCGTCGGAGGAGGTGACTCTGTTGCAGCTGTGGAGAAGCTTGGGCTAGCTGACAAGATGAGCCATATCTCAACTGGAGGTGGTGCCAGCTTAGAGCTTCTTGAGGGGAAACCACTCCCTGGTGTCCTTGCTCTTGATGATGCCTGA